From the Candidatus Bathyarchaeia archaeon genome, one window contains:
- a CDS encoding HAD-IC family P-type ATPase has protein sequence MKSHKNESSAFTGAEEAKKLSVTELFRRLSSNENGLTTSEAEKRLQQFGSNEIPEKKVNPIVKFLGYFWGPIPWMIEAAVVVSAFIQHWIDFGIIFVLLMVNAVVGFWQEHKAGNAIEMLKQKLAPKARVLRDGKWREIPARELVPGDVVRVRLGDIVPADIKLFEGDYLLVDESALTGESLPVEKHVGDVGYAGSIVRHGEMNALVVSTGMNTYFGKTARLVEEAKTQSHFQKAIIKIGDYLIVLAMILVAVIFFVALFRHESILEILQFALVLTVAAITAALPAVLSVTMAIGAIA, from the coding sequence ATGAAGTCTCATAAAAACGAAAGCTCGGCTTTTACTGGCGCAGAAGAGGCTAAGAAGCTCTCTGTAACGGAATTATTCAGGAGACTTTCTTCAAACGAGAACGGCCTTACCACTTCAGAGGCGGAGAAAAGGCTTCAACAGTTTGGCTCTAACGAGATTCCTGAGAAAAAAGTTAATCCAATTGTAAAGTTTTTAGGCTATTTTTGGGGTCCTATTCCATGGATGATTGAAGCGGCAGTTGTTGTGTCGGCGTTTATCCAACACTGGATTGATTTTGGAATTATTTTCGTGCTTCTTATGGTTAATGCAGTGGTTGGTTTCTGGCAGGAGCATAAGGCAGGCAATGCTATTGAAATGTTGAAACAGAAGCTTGCGCCGAAAGCGCGAGTTTTGCGTGATGGCAAATGGCGTGAAATTCCAGCTAGGGAACTTGTGCCAGGCGATGTTGTGCGTGTACGCTTAGGTGATATAGTCCCAGCTGACATCAAACTTTTTGAGGGCGACTATTTGCTTGTGGACGAATCGGCATTGACAGGCGAATCTCTGCCGGTAGAAAAGCATGTCGGGGACGTTGGGTATGCGGGTTCCATAGTAAGGCATGGAGAGATGAATGCTCTGGTGGTTTCCACTGGCATGAATACATATTTTGGTAAGACTGCTAGGCTTGTAGAAGAGGCTAAAACTCAAAGCCACTTTCAGAAAGCCATAATCAAGATTGGCGATTATTTAATAGTTCTCGCCATGATATTGGTGGCTGTCATCTTTTTTGTAGCACTTTTCCGCCATGAAAGTATTCTTGAGATACTCCAATTTGCTTTGGTTTTAACTGTGGCAGCAATTACAGCAGCATTGCCTGCTGTTCTTTCAGTTACAATGGCAATAGGCGCTATAGCA
- a CDS encoding Mov34/MPN/PAD-1 family protein, with amino-acid sequence MKPRTTVSISQTLMKAILENAKLLYPKESILLLRGERSKDTIKITDLIVPPLATYGQGFANIPTHMLPMDFSIIGTVHSHPSGNLTPSPADLNHFWGKILMIIGFPFADSRNVAAYNHEGERLTLEIT; translated from the coding sequence ATGAAGCCTCGTACAACCGTTTCGATTAGCCAAACATTAATGAAGGCAATTTTAGAAAATGCAAAATTACTTTATCCAAAGGAGAGCATTTTATTGCTTCGCGGTGAAAGAAGCAAAGACACCATTAAAATTACTGATTTAATCGTGCCTCCATTAGCTACGTATGGACAAGGCTTCGCCAATATCCCAACACACATGTTGCCCATGGATTTTTCCATTATTGGAACAGTACATTCTCATCCATCAGGAAACTTGACGCCTTCACCAGCCGATTTGAACCATTTTTGGGGAAAAATACTAATGATCATAGGCTTTCCATTTGCAGATAGTAGAAATGTTGCAGCATACAATCATGAAGGAGAAAGACTGACATTGGAAATCACATAA
- a CDS encoding ATP-binding cassette domain-containing protein: MDFAVQVNSLVKVYDEKVKALDGVNLNVEPGEAFALLGPNGAGKTTLIRILTTQLKPTAGEAYVFGLNVVRNGGKVRRLISYVPQEMSVWTDISGYENLLVYAKIFDIPGHERGKIIDEVLENMGLTQVKNELVRTYSGGMIRRLEIACAMLIKPKIMFLDEPTIGLDPAAREVVWERLGVFKKEYGVTIFFNTHYMDEADLYADDIAIINQGKIVARGTSEELKHSLGGETIAFTLEKTTLKPELVEEFRKLSFVKDVFVENGSLSVFVDDAESTLPSLMTALKGKGISVRKVSITKPTLDDVFLKYVGTRLEEKGRISDVTHMRYMIRKG; this comes from the coding sequence ATGGATTTTGCGGTTCAAGTTAACAGTCTTGTTAAGGTTTATGATGAAAAGGTGAAAGCCTTAGACGGTGTTAACTTGAATGTGGAGCCTGGAGAGGCATTTGCGTTGCTTGGTCCCAATGGCGCTGGAAAAACCACGCTTATAAGAATTTTGACAACACAGCTTAAGCCTACCGCTGGAGAAGCGTATGTCTTCGGGTTAAATGTTGTCCGTAATGGTGGCAAGGTTAGAAGGTTAATAAGTTATGTTCCTCAGGAGATGAGTGTCTGGACAGACATTAGCGGTTATGAGAATCTTCTAGTGTATGCAAAAATTTTCGACATACCCGGTCACGAAAGAGGTAAGATAATTGATGAAGTTTTGGAAAATATGGGTTTAACCCAAGTGAAAAACGAACTTGTTAGGACATATTCTGGCGGGATGATAAGAAGGCTTGAAATAGCCTGCGCCATGCTCATTAAGCCCAAAATTATGTTTTTGGACGAGCCAACTATTGGCTTAGATCCTGCCGCCCGAGAAGTTGTTTGGGAAAGACTCGGCGTTTTCAAGAAGGAGTACGGCGTAACCATATTCTTTAATACACATTATATGGATGAAGCTGACTTATACGCGGATGACATAGCCATAATTAATCAAGGAAAAATAGTGGCAAGAGGCACAAGCGAAGAATTAAAACACTCCTTGGGCGGCGAAACTATCGCATTTACACTTGAAAAGACCACCCTTAAACCTGAATTAGTTGAAGAATTTCGGAAATTAAGTTTTGTAAAGGACGTTTTTGTGGAGAATGGAAGTTTAAGCGTGTTTGTTGATGATGCTGAATCCACGTTGCCAAGTCTAATGACTGCCTTGAAAGGTAAGGGCATATCTGTAAGGAAGGTTTCTATAACTAAGCCAACTTTGGACGATGTTTTCCTTAAATATGTTGGGACACGGCTTGAGGAGAAGGGTAGAATCAGCGATGTTACGCATATGCGTTACATGATTAGGAAGGGATAA
- a CDS encoding ABC transporter permease has protein sequence MEGFKNMLVMIELELRRLRHDRTEIYFRAVQPILWIVIYGPVMSSVRAIPTGGVPYTDFITPGVMIQTTTFVSIFYGLMMVWERDSGILKKLLVTPASRYSMVIGRSMASGVRALFQALIILPIALIIGVQFIPNPAYFILAFTIIFFASGGFAAISILVASFMKTRERFMGIGQAIIMPLFFASNALYPIQMMPPILREFSTFNPLSYVVDAVRGLLITGDLSNLLIDLVAIAIFDAVLFILASISFKRIIE, from the coding sequence ATGGAAGGCTTTAAAAATATGCTGGTTATGATTGAGCTGGAATTGAGGAGACTACGCCATGACAGGACGGAAATCTACTTTAGAGCTGTTCAACCAATCCTTTGGATAGTCATTTACGGTCCTGTGATGAGCAGTGTTAGGGCTATACCGACCGGCGGAGTGCCATACACAGACTTCATAACGCCGGGGGTTATGATTCAAACAACAACTTTCGTCAGCATATTCTATGGGCTGATGATGGTTTGGGAGAGGGACTCCGGCATATTGAAGAAGTTGCTCGTCACTCCAGCTTCAAGGTATTCCATGGTGATAGGCCGATCCATGGCTTCAGGCGTGAGAGCACTATTCCAAGCCCTAATAATTCTGCCCATAGCCCTCATAATTGGTGTGCAGTTTATACCAAACCCAGCCTACTTCATCCTAGCCTTCACAATAATATTCTTTGCCTCAGGCGGATTCGCAGCCATATCCATACTCGTGGCCTCCTTCATGAAAACCAGAGAACGATTTATGGGCATAGGCCAAGCCATAATTATGCCCCTATTCTTTGCAAGCAACGCCCTATACCCCATCCAAATGATGCCGCCGATCCTAAGAGAATTTTCAACGTTCAACCCGCTAAGCTACGTTGTCGATGCAGTAAGAGGGCTGCTAATCACTGGAGACCTTTCAAATCTTCTAATAGATTTGGTCGCAATCGCTATTTTCGATGCTGTGCTATTCATTTTGGCGTCAATAAGCTTCAAGCGCATTATAGAATGA
- the mgtA gene encoding magnesium-translocating P-type ATPase, with protein MFKQNRKNLVASKVKSWTLPSDDELLSIPIDELLARLNTSSSGLSSEEAEERLRIFGFNELAKRRKRAAIVEFLSHFRSPLVIILLIAGLISGFFGETINALIILSIVLLSVILDFYQESKAERAAEMLKEKVTTTATVLRDGVKQEVKLSEIVPGDIVYLAAGDIVPADARLITAKDLFVNQSALTGEAFPVEKTTSPLKTKTMTITEWSNYIFMGTSVVSGTATAVALKTGNSTEYGKIAKKLVAREPITEFERGLRRFGFMIMEITFLLVLFVFFVNALYKRGVLESLLFAVALAVGLTPELLPMIMTVNLSKGALAMSRKGVIVKRLESIQNFGSMDVLCTDKTGTLTENKIKLVLHIDMEGSDDEKVLLYSFLNSYYETGLKSPLDEAILRHKGIRDINARAYQKVDEIPFDFARKRVSVVVEHEDQRFLIAKGAPEEIVKVCSRCELKDKIYDLTSDLLNKIEQRYYELSSDGYRVLGVSYKLVNEKKDTYSVNDESDMVFLGFVAFLDPPKETAKESLQLLRKAGIELKILTGDNELVTRKTCEQLGFEVKGVVLGSDIAHMQDDALARVVEEANIFARVTPAQKDRIIGALKNNGHVVGYLGDGINDAPSLKTADVGISVDNAVDVAKESADIILLEKRLKVLHNGVLEGRKTFDNTLKYVMMGTSSNFGNMFSVAVASLFLPFLPMLAIQILLNNLLYDLSELTIPTDNVDQEAVEKPRKWDISFIRKFMVILGPVSSIFDFMTFFIMLHVFKATEPLFQTAWFIESLCTQTLVVFIIRTRKTPFYGSRPSTLLLLSSLSVVAIALLLPFTPIGNIFGFVTPPPSFFAFLVALTVSYLLLVDLIKSVFYKMFVHYPD; from the coding sequence ATGTTTAAACAAAACAGAAAGAATCTTGTTGCAAGTAAGGTTAAGAGTTGGACTTTACCAAGCGATGATGAGCTTTTAAGCATACCCATCGATGAACTTCTAGCCCGTTTAAATACGTCCTCGTCTGGGCTTTCTTCTGAGGAAGCAGAAGAACGCTTAAGAATATTCGGTTTTAACGAGCTTGCTAAAAGGCGAAAACGAGCTGCCATTGTTGAATTTCTCTCCCATTTTCGAAGCCCATTAGTAATCATATTACTGATCGCTGGCTTGATTTCTGGCTTCTTCGGAGAAACAATAAACGCTCTCATCATACTTTCAATAGTGCTTCTAAGCGTGATACTTGACTTTTATCAGGAATCAAAAGCTGAAAGAGCCGCTGAAATGCTTAAGGAAAAAGTGACCACAACTGCGACTGTGCTGAGAGATGGCGTTAAACAAGAAGTTAAGCTTTCCGAAATAGTTCCAGGCGATATAGTGTATCTTGCAGCCGGAGATATTGTGCCTGCGGATGCGCGATTGATTACCGCAAAGGACTTGTTTGTTAATCAGTCAGCATTAACAGGCGAAGCTTTTCCCGTCGAGAAAACGACTTCGCCATTGAAGACAAAAACCATGACAATTACGGAATGGTCCAATTACATTTTTATGGGTACATCAGTCGTAAGCGGAACAGCAACGGCTGTTGCGTTAAAAACTGGAAACTCTACAGAGTACGGGAAAATAGCCAAAAAACTTGTTGCAAGAGAACCTATAACAGAGTTTGAGAGAGGGCTTAGACGATTCGGCTTCATGATTATGGAAATCACGTTTCTTCTTGTTTTATTTGTCTTTTTCGTAAACGCGCTTTACAAGCGTGGTGTATTGGAGTCCCTTCTTTTTGCGGTGGCTTTGGCGGTAGGTTTGACACCTGAACTCTTGCCAATGATAATGACTGTAAACCTTTCAAAAGGCGCACTTGCAATGTCGAGAAAAGGCGTCATTGTAAAACGTTTAGAATCCATCCAGAACTTTGGAAGCATGGATGTACTATGCACCGACAAAACTGGCACATTAACGGAGAACAAAATAAAACTTGTGCTGCATATTGATATGGAAGGAAGCGACGACGAAAAAGTGCTTTTGTACTCTTTTTTGAACAGTTACTATGAAACTGGGCTGAAAAGCCCGCTTGATGAAGCCATCCTCAGACATAAAGGTATCAGAGATATAAATGCACGGGCATACCAGAAAGTGGATGAAATTCCATTTGACTTTGCGCGTAAACGAGTTTCGGTTGTTGTTGAGCATGAAGACCAACGATTTTTAATTGCTAAAGGTGCGCCAGAAGAGATCGTTAAAGTATGTTCACGATGCGAGCTAAAAGATAAGATATATGATTTGACGAGTGATTTGCTGAATAAGATTGAACAGAGATATTATGAGTTGAGCTCCGATGGGTATAGGGTTTTAGGAGTATCTTACAAACTGGTCAACGAAAAGAAGGATACGTACTCCGTGAACGACGAAAGCGATATGGTGTTTTTAGGCTTCGTGGCATTTCTTGACCCGCCAAAGGAAACCGCAAAAGAGTCTCTACAGCTGTTAAGAAAAGCAGGAATAGAATTGAAAATTCTGACAGGCGACAATGAGCTTGTTACAAGAAAAACCTGTGAACAATTGGGCTTTGAAGTTAAAGGAGTTGTTCTGGGAAGCGATATAGCTCATATGCAAGATGATGCTCTTGCGAGGGTTGTAGAAGAGGCAAACATTTTTGCAAGGGTTACGCCTGCCCAAAAAGATAGGATAATAGGTGCATTAAAGAATAATGGTCACGTTGTTGGTTATCTTGGAGATGGTATTAACGATGCGCCTTCTTTGAAGACGGCGGATGTAGGTATTTCCGTTGATAATGCGGTTGATGTTGCAAAAGAATCTGCGGACATAATACTTCTTGAGAAGAGGTTAAAGGTTCTACATAATGGCGTACTAGAAGGACGGAAAACTTTTGATAACACCCTAAAGTATGTGATGATGGGGACAAGTTCAAATTTCGGGAACATGTTTAGTGTAGCAGTTGCATCACTCTTTTTGCCTTTTCTCCCCATGCTTGCTATACAGATACTGTTAAACAACCTTCTTTATGACTTGTCCGAGTTAACAATACCAACCGATAACGTTGATCAAGAAGCTGTTGAAAAGCCAAGAAAATGGGACATTTCTTTTATAAGGAAATTTATGGTTATCTTGGGACCTGTAAGTTCCATCTTTGATTTTATGACATTCTTTATAATGTTACATGTTTTTAAAGCTACGGAACCGTTATTCCAAACAGCGTGGTTCATCGAATCTCTATGCACTCAGACATTAGTTGTTTTCATTATAAGAACTAGAAAAACACCGTTTTATGGGAGCAGACCAAGCACTCTTTTACTCTTGAGCAGTTTAAGCGTCGTCGCCATTGCACTGCTGTTGCCATTTACACCAATAGGTAACATTTTTGGATTCGTAACCCCACCGCCATCATTCTTCGCGTTCCTAGTGGCCTTGACTGTTTCTTACTTGTTATTGGTAGACCTGATCAAGAGCGTGTTCTATAAGATGTTTGTGCATTATCCAGATTAG
- a CDS encoding zinc-ribbon domain-containing protein, with translation MTLYCPKCGAQLPDDAIFCIKCGTRISALPMPQAPSTPVIASLEAKSLRCPHCGAPITPKFGEMVISCEYCGTAVILGSEGWRGIHKQTMLPLKLAEQDKVVAEIRSLMDRGLLHRHFYEGSRLEEMSLSFVPYWIVSVSTRTSVIASDIAVQAGEIATTAALFGVMGSAMSGRRRGVGIAGPLLAGAMLGTMMGPGQAGAKRAYQMDNNYNIAIVAVKAFNEYQPKSYQFNLHERMLFDVSKIPKSVKILNGDVGEEAAKYQAKTLADQLQSEKAHAQYHMIQQLHTDVDVTETELLYAPIWFAQYDHKGNKIILVIDGNSGGVINSIGL, from the coding sequence ATGACTTTGTATTGTCCTAAATGTGGTGCACAACTTCCAGATGATGCAATATTCTGTATCAAGTGTGGAACTAGGATTTCTGCTTTACCTATGCCGCAGGCTCCATCAACGCCTGTTATCGCCTCTTTAGAAGCTAAGTCGCTTAGGTGTCCTCACTGTGGTGCTCCAATTACGCCGAAATTCGGTGAGATGGTCATAAGCTGTGAGTACTGTGGAACTGCCGTAATATTGGGGAGCGAAGGTTGGAGAGGCATACATAAGCAGACAATGCTTCCGCTTAAGCTTGCAGAACAAGACAAGGTGGTTGCTGAAATTCGCAGCTTAATGGATAGAGGGTTACTGCATAGACACTTTTACGAAGGATCAAGGCTGGAGGAAATGAGCTTAAGCTTTGTTCCATACTGGATTGTCTCAGTTTCAACAAGAACTTCGGTAATAGCTAGTGACATAGCAGTTCAAGCTGGAGAAATTGCAACAACAGCAGCTCTTTTCGGCGTTATGGGGTCAGCGATGAGCGGCAGAAGACGTGGAGTAGGCATAGCTGGGCCTCTTCTTGCAGGAGCAATGCTTGGCACTATGATGGGACCCGGCCAAGCGGGTGCAAAAAGAGCCTATCAAATGGACAATAATTACAACATAGCCATTGTAGCTGTCAAAGCATTTAACGAATATCAGCCAAAAAGCTATCAATTCAACTTGCATGAGAGAATGCTGTTTGATGTTTCTAAAATTCCAAAAAGCGTAAAAATTTTGAACGGAGACGTAGGCGAAGAAGCAGCAAAATATCAGGCGAAAACTCTTGCAGACCAACTGCAATCAGAGAAGGCACATGCACAGTACCATATGATCCAACAACTTCACACAGATGTGGATGTTACAGAAACTGAACTGCTTTATGCGCCGATATGGTTCGCTCAATACGACCATAAAGGCAACAAGATAATCCTAGTCATTGATGGCAACTCAGGCGGCGTAATCAACAGCATAGGCTTATAA
- a CDS encoding DUF1614 domain-containing protein, which yields MSKKTIYCPHTYGIFIILLLFLVLVVGLVFVGAVGLAFRQVGFSSQVTVLILVTTFFGSYVNIPLLKLKAVIPIVREEYVSFFGIVFRIPQFEYGETTTLVAINMGGAIIPTLVSFYLLWKLPSVTLYALIGIVIVAIVTHLLAKPVKGLGIATPAFIPPLTAALAAYILPSDAPTIVAYVSGVIGTLIGADITNLHKIPKLGAKIASIGGAGTFDGIFLSGIIAALLV from the coding sequence TTGAGCAAGAAAACCATTTATTGTCCTCACACTTATGGCATTTTTATAATTTTGTTGCTGTTTCTTGTTTTAGTCGTCGGCTTAGTTTTTGTTGGCGCTGTAGGCCTTGCCTTTCGTCAAGTTGGATTTAGCTCGCAAGTGACCGTGCTGATTTTGGTGACTACCTTTTTTGGAAGTTACGTGAACATTCCATTGTTGAAGCTTAAGGCTGTGATTCCAATTGTCAGAGAGGAATACGTAAGTTTTTTCGGCATAGTCTTTAGGATTCCACAGTTTGAGTATGGAGAAACAACCACGCTTGTTGCCATAAACATGGGCGGCGCAATAATCCCCACGTTAGTATCCTTCTACCTGCTCTGGAAGCTGCCATCAGTCACACTCTACGCTTTAATTGGAATAGTAATCGTTGCAATAGTAACACATTTGCTTGCCAAACCAGTTAAAGGACTAGGCATAGCCACACCAGCTTTCATTCCACCATTAACAGCAGCGTTAGCAGCCTACATTCTGCCCTCTGACGCACCCACCATAGTAGCTTACGTTTCAGGGGTGATAGGCACATTAATAGGAGCAGACATAACCAACCTGCATAAAATTCCAAAACTCGGAGCAAAAATAGCAAGCATAGGCGGAGCAGGAACATTCGACGGAATCTTCCTAAGCGGAATAATAGCCGCCCTACTCGTCTAA
- a CDS encoding NEW3 domain-containing protein yields the protein MKKIKNIGLLAVALVSMSILLIPNAFAWPGVYGYTTGPSKVPRNQVFSVTVYINNYGSSPAYYTSVRLYVPSGFSVAWGSNPTNIGTLSPGNSRALTFQVKAPSYETSGYIYAIATYYDNPYGYGTLYSTKLGQSYIQAVRGIKVTAILYSTAELTAGTVVLYDASGRYVTSGSASSAFGSSQLNIELYVLNPGTYKASASAKLINGRNALGSANVNAYGDASVSIFCIPI from the coding sequence GTGAAAAAAATTAAAAATATAGGATTGTTGGCTGTTGCACTCGTTTCCATGTCAATATTGCTGATTCCAAACGCATTTGCATGGCCGGGAGTGTATGGTTACACCACAGGACCTAGCAAGGTTCCTCGAAACCAAGTATTCAGTGTAACCGTGTATATTAACAATTATGGGTCTTCACCAGCATACTATACATCGGTTAGGCTGTATGTTCCCAGTGGGTTCTCTGTAGCATGGGGCAGTAACCCTACAAACATAGGTACATTATCTCCCGGAAACTCAAGAGCGTTGACTTTCCAAGTAAAAGCACCATCATATGAAACGTCTGGGTACATCTATGCTATAGCTACGTATTACGATAATCCCTACGGCTATGGAACACTCTATTCAACCAAGTTAGGTCAGTCTTATATTCAAGCTGTTAGAGGAATAAAGGTGACCGCAATACTCTACTCAACAGCGGAGCTCACAGCGGGAACAGTAGTGCTGTATGACGCGTCAGGTCGGTATGTGACTTCAGGAAGCGCCTCTAGCGCATTCGGTTCATCTCAGTTAAATATAGAGCTTTATGTCCTTAACCCAGGAACATACAAGGCATCAGCAAGCGCCAAGTTAATCAATGGACGAAACGCCCTTGGATCCGCAAACGTCAATGCTTACGGAGACGCAAGCGTAAGCATATTCTGCATTCCAATTTAG